A portion of the Mesobacillus jeotgali genome contains these proteins:
- a CDS encoding FAD-binding oxidoreductase, translating to MAGYINELKSVIGDELVSVNETILELHGRDESYHEPRLPDVVVFPKDKADVSKILKFANERKIPVVPFGLGTSLEGHVIPVNGGISLDLSQMNSILEVKENDFLVKVQPGVTRSVLNKELKKYGLFFTVDPGADATLGGMAATNASGTTSVRYGIMRDQVRDLEVVLANGDIIHTGTLAAKSSSGIHLNGMFVGSEGTLGVITELTLKVYGIPEAITAARAVFPSVKSAVDAVVGILAGGIPVARIEFVDAESVKKVNEYMETQYEEDTTLFMEFHGNEAGLAQDVEFASEILKDHGCTSFQFEADSKARNQLWEARHNLLYAYKHTAGKKSIMLTDVSVPVSELTGAILRTRELIDESMIEGSIVGHVGDGNYHVLLLLDKENPEEVKMSEQINEAIVHYALERGGTCTGEHGVGLGKAKYQRLEHGTAYEVMKTIKKSLDPNGILNPGKIFID from the coding sequence ATGGCAGGCTATATTAATGAGTTGAAGAGTGTGATAGGGGATGAACTTGTAAGTGTAAATGAGACGATATTGGAGCTTCATGGCCGCGATGAGTCTTATCACGAACCGCGCCTGCCTGATGTCGTTGTTTTTCCGAAAGATAAAGCCGATGTCAGCAAGATTCTTAAATTTGCGAACGAACGGAAAATACCAGTTGTCCCTTTCGGATTGGGCACCAGTCTAGAAGGGCATGTCATCCCTGTTAATGGTGGCATTTCCCTTGACCTATCGCAGATGAATTCGATTTTGGAAGTGAAGGAAAACGACTTTCTTGTAAAAGTACAGCCTGGCGTTACCAGGTCCGTTTTGAATAAAGAGCTAAAAAAATATGGCTTGTTTTTCACCGTCGACCCTGGTGCTGATGCAACCCTTGGCGGGATGGCTGCCACCAATGCGAGCGGTACGACTTCCGTCAGGTACGGCATCATGCGGGACCAGGTGAGGGATCTGGAAGTAGTCCTTGCCAATGGGGATATCATCCATACTGGCACCCTTGCCGCCAAGTCTTCTTCAGGAATCCATCTGAACGGCATGTTTGTCGGGTCTGAAGGAACGCTTGGGGTCATAACAGAGCTCACTTTGAAGGTGTATGGAATCCCGGAAGCGATTACTGCAGCCCGCGCTGTTTTTCCTTCTGTAAAAAGCGCCGTCGATGCAGTTGTTGGAATATTAGCCGGCGGCATTCCCGTTGCCCGAATTGAGTTTGTCGATGCGGAATCAGTCAAAAAAGTGAATGAATACATGGAAACTCAGTACGAAGAAGACACCACGCTATTCATGGAGTTTCACGGGAACGAAGCGGGCTTAGCACAGGATGTAGAGTTCGCCAGTGAAATATTAAAGGACCATGGCTGCACAAGCTTCCAGTTCGAGGCCGATTCCAAAGCACGCAACCAGCTTTGGGAAGCCAGGCACAATCTGCTTTACGCATATAAACACACTGCCGGAAAAAAAAGCATCATGCTGACAGACGTCAGTGTCCCAGTTTCCGAATTGACAGGAGCAATCCTGCGCACCAGGGAACTGATTGATGAATCAATGATTGAAGGATCGATCGTCGGCCATGTCGGTGACGGCAACTATCATGTTTTGCTGCTGCTGGATAAAGAAAATCCTGAAGAGGTAAAGATGAGCGAACAGATCAATGAAGCAATCGTCCACTATGCGCTGGAGCGCGGCGGAACCTGCACCGGAGAGCATGGAGTAGGATTGGGGAAAGCAAAATACCAGCGGCTCGAGCATGGGACAGCCTATGAAGTAATGAAAACCATCAAGAAAAGCCTGGATCCGAACGGGATTCTGAATCCGGGTAAGATTTTTATAGATTAA
- a CDS encoding YeiH family protein: MKMNDLLPRFTVPVLKGIALTLVLALAARLIAGLPFFAIMGQLVIAIMLGMVWRASVGVDSGLLEGASYSSKKLLRLGIILLGFRLNLFDIYNAGTTVFFIAFANLTFALLAVYGLSRVFKVEKRLGILTACGTAICGAAAVVAIAPVIKANEKETAVGAANVAVLGTIFTILYTLIFSYLGLNTLDYGVFAGGTLHEIAHVVAAADPAGQAALDLAIIVKLTRVALLVPVAILIGFLIQRKATGAAGKKVTFASLPIPWFILGFLAVSAFNTTGLISQGAASAIVSFAYLLIGMAMAGLGLNVDFKSFRQMGGKALSAGLAGSVLLSVFGYLLVRLFY, encoded by the coding sequence ATGAAAATGAATGATCTTTTGCCTCGTTTTACAGTGCCAGTCTTAAAAGGCATTGCCTTGACTCTTGTTCTGGCACTGGCCGCGCGCCTGATCGCTGGACTGCCTTTTTTCGCGATCATGGGCCAGCTCGTCATCGCCATCATGCTCGGAATGGTATGGCGTGCTTCTGTCGGAGTGGACAGCGGACTATTGGAGGGGGCTTCTTATTCCAGCAAAAAGCTGCTTCGGCTCGGAATCATTTTACTTGGTTTCCGGCTGAATCTGTTTGATATTTACAATGCCGGCACGACTGTATTTTTCATCGCATTTGCGAACCTGACTTTTGCATTGCTCGCAGTCTACGGACTGAGCCGTGTTTTTAAGGTTGAGAAAAGGCTGGGCATCCTGACTGCCTGCGGAACAGCCATATGTGGAGCTGCCGCTGTCGTTGCCATCGCACCGGTCATCAAAGCCAATGAAAAAGAAACTGCCGTCGGTGCAGCGAACGTAGCTGTACTTGGTACGATTTTCACGATTTTATACACCCTGATATTCTCTTATCTAGGGTTGAATACTCTGGACTATGGCGTTTTTGCCGGAGGGACTTTGCATGAGATCGCACATGTTGTCGCAGCTGCCGATCCGGCTGGACAGGCAGCCTTGGATCTTGCCATTATCGTGAAGTTGACGCGAGTAGCGCTGCTTGTTCCTGTCGCCATTCTAATTGGATTTCTGATTCAGCGGAAGGCAACTGGGGCAGCAGGCAAAAAAGTGACATTTGCCTCTCTCCCAATTCCATGGTTCATCCTTGGATTCCTGGCGGTCAGCGCATTCAATACGACTGGACTCATCAGCCAAGGAGCTGCATCGGCTATCGTCAGTTTCGCCTATTTGCTAATCGGGATGGCAATGGCTGGACTAGGATTGAACGTTGACTTTAAGTCATTCCGGCAAATGGGCGGTAAAGCTTTGTCAGCAGGACTTGCAGGCTCCGTGCTGCTTTCGGTGTTTGGGTATTTGCTGGTGAGGCTGTTTTATTAA
- a CDS encoding MASE3 domain-containing protein, with the protein MEKNMSERRFLVLVIAAIMLFMLIHLYHGDLSAYLNPEKYIAIHIILELFSIIVSFSIFSYGWKTFGFTQSRKTLMLAFLFFSVGVLDVLHTLTFKGMPFFITDSSIAKATWFWVTARTIESLMMVLVLISPEYKLTLDPRRVCLASCTVLLAVIMYVIFKYEQSLPLLVIEGEGTTVLKNVIEYGVSFLHFISIVISLYFYYEGKNGQHLYVALAFTFLLLSELVFTIYQSVYDIDNFTGHLYKAIGYFFIMRGFYFSTIANDSLLKDSREKVWSQTEEMIQSHYGILFRLAKQGNNYIHQIVGGGLLDDLGFTMNEINGKTLGDFLPEKAAGIEKYYECAWKNNEKIVFEIEIGGSTYAISLMPVLKNGEVVEIAGAVMGIVKYSRLDRCSRSTKASAL; encoded by the coding sequence ATGGAGAAAAACATGTCGGAGAGAAGGTTCCTTGTCTTAGTCATTGCGGCAATCATGCTGTTTATGCTGATTCATCTTTATCACGGGGACCTTTCAGCTTATTTGAATCCTGAAAAATATATCGCCATTCATATCATTTTGGAACTTTTCAGTATAATTGTTTCCTTTTCGATTTTTTCCTATGGATGGAAAACCTTTGGCTTTACTCAGTCCAGAAAAACCCTGATGCTGGCTTTCTTGTTTTTCAGTGTTGGAGTTCTTGATGTTTTACACACGCTTACTTTTAAAGGAATGCCTTTTTTTATCACCGACAGCTCGATTGCAAAGGCAACATGGTTTTGGGTCACAGCCAGGACGATTGAGTCATTGATGATGGTGCTTGTCCTAATTTCGCCCGAATACAAGCTGACACTCGATCCTAGGCGAGTCTGCCTGGCTTCGTGTACCGTGCTTCTCGCTGTCATCATGTATGTGATTTTTAAGTATGAACAAAGTCTGCCGCTGCTTGTCATTGAGGGAGAAGGAACAACTGTTTTAAAAAATGTCATTGAATATGGTGTCAGTTTCCTCCATTTTATTTCGATCGTGATTTCACTATATTTTTACTACGAGGGGAAAAATGGCCAACATCTGTATGTGGCGCTGGCGTTTACATTTTTACTCCTGTCCGAGCTCGTTTTTACCATCTACCAGAGCGTTTATGACATTGACAATTTTACAGGCCATCTATACAAAGCAATTGGTTACTTCTTCATCATGAGAGGATTTTACTTCTCGACAATTGCCAACGACAGCCTGCTGAAAGATTCTCGTGAAAAAGTATGGTCCCAAACAGAAGAGATGATCCAGAGTCACTATGGAATCCTTTTTAGACTGGCAAAACAGGGAAATAACTACATCCATCAAATTGTCGGAGGCGGTTTGCTGGATGATCTCGGCTTCACCATGAATGAAATCAACGGCAAGACCCTGGGAGATTTTTTACCTGAAAAGGCTGCTGGAATCGAGAAGTATTATGAATGTGCCTGGAAAAATAATGAGAAGATCGTCTTTGAAATCGAAATTGGCGGGAGTACCTATGCCATTTCACTTATGCCAGTTTTGAAAAACGGGGAAGTTGTCGAGATTGCTGGGGCAGTTATGGGAATCGTCAAGTATTCACGGTTGGACCGCTGTTCAAGAAGTACAAAGGCAAGTGCCTTGTGA